One Bradyrhizobium zhanjiangense DNA segment encodes these proteins:
- a CDS encoding GcrA family cell cycle regulator — protein MPAVSPTASQTASQTWTDERIELLKRHFEAGLSCREIAADIGVSRNAVIGKLSRLNLTRGRTADERKVHDRGFAPARAPRAVPRLQYEMLATIYGETDAPVITGPIDEANRCSLLELSENRCRWPISTPGEDDFCFCGNAAPDGQSYCAGHSRLAYRPNSRSRAMRG, from the coding sequence ATGCCTGCTGTTTCCCCGACTGCTTCACAGACTGCTTCACAGACTTGGACCGACGAACGCATTGAACTCTTGAAGCGGCATTTCGAGGCCGGCCTCTCCTGCCGCGAGATCGCCGCCGACATCGGCGTCAGCCGCAACGCCGTGATCGGCAAGCTGTCCCGATTGAATCTGACGCGGGGCCGGACGGCCGACGAGCGCAAGGTTCACGACAGGGGCTTTGCGCCGGCGCGCGCACCGAGGGCCGTGCCGCGGCTGCAATATGAGATGCTCGCCACGATCTACGGCGAGACCGACGCGCCCGTGATCACAGGGCCGATCGACGAGGCCAACCGCTGCTCGCTGTTGGAGCTTTCCGAGAACCGGTGCCGCTGGCCGATCTCGACGCCGGGCGAAGACGATTTCTGCTTCTGCGGCAACGCTGCACCCGACGGCCAGTCCTACTGCGCCGGCCACAGCCGCCTCGCCTACCGGCCGAACTCGCGCAGCCGCGCCATGCGCGGCTGA
- a CDS encoding YdcF family protein gives MLPINLLAELGILSVVLMATRFAALGRKLAVTTLVLLALAAFSPLGNLLIYPLESRFAPWDPSRGAPDGIIVLGGSVDTDLSAAHRTPVVAHAADRLFAPAELARRYPNARIVFTGGTSNLVSTNAREADYSAPVLENAGIAKERLILERDSRNTWENAIFTKQLVSPKPGERWLLVTSAFHMPRSMGIFRKAGFDVEAYPVDWRMGGRDDLFSFTNMGADGLGRTDVAVREWIGLVAYRLMGRTGELLPGPTKD, from the coding sequence CTGCTGCCGATCAATCTCCTGGCCGAACTCGGAATCCTGTCTGTCGTGCTGATGGCGACGCGCTTTGCTGCGCTCGGCCGCAAGCTCGCCGTGACGACGCTGGTTCTGCTCGCGCTCGCCGCGTTCTCGCCGCTGGGCAATCTCCTGATCTATCCGCTGGAGTCGCGCTTTGCGCCCTGGGATCCGTCGCGCGGTGCGCCCGACGGCATCATCGTGCTCGGCGGCTCGGTCGACACCGATCTGTCGGCGGCGCATCGCACGCCGGTCGTCGCCCACGCGGCCGATCGTCTGTTTGCGCCGGCCGAGCTCGCCCGCCGCTATCCCAATGCGCGCATCGTCTTCACCGGGGGCACGTCGAACCTGGTCTCGACCAACGCGAGGGAAGCTGATTATTCCGCGCCAGTCCTGGAGAATGCCGGCATTGCGAAGGAACGCCTGATCCTCGAGCGGGACTCCCGCAACACCTGGGAGAATGCCATCTTCACCAAGCAATTGGTGTCACCGAAGCCGGGCGAACGCTGGCTCCTGGTGACGTCGGCCTTTCACATGCCGCGCTCGATGGGAATCTTCCGCAAGGCCGGATTTGACGTCGAAGCCTATCCGGTGGACTGGCGAATGGGCGGGCGTGACGATCTCTTCTCCTTCACCAATATGGGTGCGGACGGCCTTGGCCGAACTGACGTCGCTGTGCGCGAGTGGATCGGCCTCGTCGCCTACCGCCTGATGGGCAGGACTGGCGAGTTGCTTCCGGGACCCACCAAGGACTAG
- a CDS encoding acetamidase/formamidase family protein: MTHHHLHSSPETCHWGFFEAALKPVLTIASGDEVTVDTISGGPDMLPDRNKFHIPPEMFEVHARNERMLPGHILTGPIAVEGAEPGDVLAVEILDVQLRQDWGWNMIKPLSGTLPDDFHETRILNIPLDRSRMVGRMPWGLDLPLKPFFGVMGVSPPPSWGRISSLIPRAMGGNLDNKELGAGATLYLPVFVPGALFSCGDGHGVQGDGEVCVTAIETALRGRFRLTLRKDLKFDYPRAETATHYMTMAMDPNLDQCAVRALRDMIALLGETRNLSREDAYTLCSLAADLRVTQTVNGAKGIHCMIEKAIVHG; this comes from the coding sequence ATGACCCATCATCACCTGCATTCCAGCCCCGAAACCTGTCATTGGGGCTTCTTCGAAGCCGCGCTCAAGCCCGTCCTCACCATCGCCAGCGGCGATGAGGTGACGGTCGACACCATCAGCGGCGGTCCGGACATGCTGCCCGACCGCAATAAGTTTCACATTCCGCCGGAGATGTTCGAGGTTCATGCCAGGAACGAGCGCATGCTGCCCGGCCACATCCTCACCGGCCCCATCGCGGTCGAAGGCGCCGAGCCCGGCGACGTGCTCGCGGTCGAGATCCTCGACGTCCAGCTCCGGCAGGATTGGGGCTGGAACATGATCAAGCCGCTGTCCGGCACCCTGCCCGACGATTTCCACGAGACGCGTATCCTGAATATCCCGCTCGACCGGTCGCGGATGGTCGGCCGCATGCCATGGGGCCTGGACCTGCCGCTCAAACCGTTCTTCGGCGTGATGGGCGTGTCGCCGCCACCTAGCTGGGGCCGCATCTCCTCGCTGATCCCGCGCGCGATGGGCGGCAATCTCGACAACAAGGAGTTAGGTGCGGGTGCGACGCTCTATTTGCCGGTGTTCGTGCCGGGCGCATTGTTCTCCTGTGGCGACGGCCACGGCGTGCAAGGCGACGGCGAGGTCTGCGTCACCGCGATCGAGACCGCACTCCGGGGCCGCTTCCGCCTGACGCTGCGCAAGGACCTCAAGTTCGACTATCCCCGCGCCGAGACGGCGACACACTACATGACCATGGCGATGGACCCCAACCTCGACCAGTGCGCGGTGCGCGCGCTGCGCGACATGATCGCGCTGCTCGGCGAGACGCGAAACTTGTCGCGCGAGGACGCCTACACGCTGTGCAGCCTGGCCGCCGATTTGCGGGTGACCCAGACCGTCAACGGCGCCAAGGGCATCCATTGCATGATCGAAAAGGCGATCGTGCACGGCTGA
- a CDS encoding glycosyltransferase family 4 protein codes for MPPSPDRPLRILHAVRAPVGGIFRHILDVANGQVDRGHHVGILADSLTGGERADKALAELAPRLKLGVHRLAIHREPSPGDVLVWLRMRRLIATLKPDVMHGHGAKAGAFIRMRRRSDDTIRIYTPHGGSLHYPLNTFKGEFYARLERTLMDATDLFLFESAFARDTYQRIVGTPKGVVHCVFNGVTPEEFEPVVIADDATDLAYVGEFRHIKGADLLVDAVARLHEGGKKVTLTLGGDGEETAALKAQVERLGLSSAIRFIGHVKARYGFSKGRLLVVPSRGDSMPYVVIEAGAAGIPMIASRIGGIPEIFGAESPALFAPSNSEAMAEAIAAALDDPQATAQRAAALRARISAHFSQAAMVDGVLAAYRDAFANH; via the coding sequence ATGCCCCCCTCTCCCGACCGGCCGCTTCGCATCCTGCACGCCGTGCGCGCACCCGTTGGCGGCATCTTCCGCCATATCCTCGACGTCGCCAATGGCCAGGTCGACCGCGGCCATCATGTCGGCATCCTCGCCGACAGCCTCACCGGCGGCGAGCGCGCCGACAAGGCGCTTGCCGAGCTCGCGCCGCGGCTGAAGCTCGGCGTGCACCGGCTGGCGATCCACCGCGAACCGTCACCTGGCGATGTTCTGGTGTGGCTTCGCATGCGGCGCCTGATCGCGACGCTCAAGCCTGACGTCATGCACGGCCACGGCGCCAAGGCCGGCGCCTTCATCCGCATGCGGCGGCGCTCGGACGATACCATCCGCATCTACACCCCGCACGGCGGCTCGCTGCACTATCCCCTCAACACCTTCAAGGGCGAGTTCTACGCGCGGCTCGAACGCACGCTGATGGACGCGACCGACCTGTTTCTGTTCGAGAGCGCCTTTGCCCGCGACACCTATCAACGCATCGTCGGCACGCCCAAGGGCGTGGTGCATTGCGTCTTCAACGGTGTCACCCCTGAGGAGTTCGAGCCGGTCGTGATCGCCGACGATGCCACCGACCTCGCCTATGTCGGCGAGTTCAGGCACATCAAGGGCGCGGATCTGCTGGTCGATGCCGTGGCGCGCCTGCACGAGGGCGGCAAGAAGGTCACGCTGACGCTCGGCGGCGATGGCGAGGAAACCGCGGCGCTGAAGGCTCAGGTCGAGAGGCTCGGCCTCTCCAGCGCGATCCGCTTCATCGGCCACGTCAAGGCGCGCTACGGCTTCTCCAAGGGGCGGCTGCTGGTCGTCCCCTCGCGCGGCGATTCCATGCCCTATGTCGTGATCGAGGCGGGCGCGGCCGGCATTCCCATGATCGCGTCCCGCATCGGCGGCATTCCCGAGATCTTCGGGGCGGAGAGTCCGGCCCTGTTCGCGCCGAGCAATTCCGAGGCCATGGCCGAGGCGATCGCGGCCGCACTCGACGATCCGCAAGCAACGGCGCAGCGCGCGGCCGCCTTGCGCGCGCGCATCTCGGCGCATTTCTCGCAAGCCGCGATGGTCGACGGCGTGCTCGCCGCCTATCGCGACGCATTTGCCAATCATTAA
- a CDS encoding undecaprenyl-phosphate glucose phosphotransferase, which produces MEPLNARSMLDAAASAAATPAAQPFVERRRRLSPAALEVVNQKVARAYSPIVIAGFVRLADFALLSLVGIALYVGYVMPLAGAFSWVYPAEIIAVAVAAVVCFQAADIYQVQLFRGQLRQMTRMIWSWSVVFLLFIGISFFAKFGSEVSRLWLAAFYFLGLAALMAERLVLRSLVRAWAREGRLDRRTIIVGSDRNGEQLVEALKAQEDSDIHVLGVFDDRNDSRALDTCAGARKLGKVDDIVEFARRTRVDLVLFALPISAETRILEMLKKLWVLPVDIRLSAHTNKLRFRPRSYSYLGEVPTLDVFEAPITDWDLVMKWLFDRVVGSLALLAALPVMGLVALAVKLDSPGPVLFRQKRFGFNNERIDVYKFRSMYHHQADPTASKVVTKNDPRVTRVGRFIRKTSLDELPQLFNVVFSGNLSLVGPRPHAVQGKLQSRLFDEAVDGYFARHRVKPGITGWAQINGWRGEIDNEEKIQKRVEFDLYYIENWSVLFDLYILLKTPISLLTKNENAY; this is translated from the coding sequence GTGGAACCGCTCAACGCACGCTCGATGCTCGATGCCGCGGCCAGCGCCGCGGCGACGCCCGCTGCCCAACCCTTTGTGGAGCGCCGCCGCCGGCTCTCGCCCGCTGCGCTCGAGGTCGTCAATCAGAAGGTCGCCCGCGCCTATTCGCCGATCGTGATCGCCGGCTTCGTCCGCCTGGCTGATTTCGCGCTGCTCAGCCTCGTCGGCATTGCGCTCTATGTCGGCTATGTCATGCCGCTCGCCGGTGCCTTCAGCTGGGTCTATCCTGCGGAGATCATCGCGGTGGCGGTCGCCGCCGTGGTCTGTTTCCAGGCCGCCGACATCTATCAGGTGCAGTTGTTCCGCGGGCAGCTCCGGCAGATGACGCGGATGATCTGGTCGTGGTCGGTCGTCTTCCTGCTGTTCATCGGCATCTCGTTCTTCGCCAAGTTCGGCAGCGAAGTGTCGCGGCTGTGGCTTGCCGCCTTTTACTTCCTCGGGCTCGCCGCCCTTATGGCCGAGCGTCTCGTCCTGCGCTCGCTGGTGCGCGCCTGGGCGCGCGAAGGTCGGCTCGACCGCCGTACAATCATCGTCGGCTCCGACAGGAACGGCGAGCAGCTCGTCGAGGCGTTGAAGGCGCAGGAGGATTCCGACATCCACGTGCTCGGCGTATTCGACGACCGCAACGACAGCCGCGCGCTCGACACCTGCGCCGGCGCGCGCAAGCTGGGCAAGGTCGACGACATCGTCGAGTTCGCCCGCCGCACCCGCGTCGACCTCGTGTTGTTCGCACTGCCAATCTCGGCGGAGACGCGCATCCTGGAGATGCTGAAGAAGCTCTGGGTGCTGCCGGTCGACATTCGCCTCTCCGCACACACCAACAAGCTGCGCTTCCGTCCCCGCTCCTATTCCTATCTCGGCGAGGTGCCGACGCTGGACGTGTTCGAGGCACCGATCACCGACTGGGATCTGGTGATGAAATGGCTGTTCGACCGCGTCGTCGGCAGTCTCGCGCTGCTCGCCGCCCTGCCGGTGATGGGATTGGTGGCGCTGGCGGTGAAGCTCGACAGCCCCGGCCCGGTGCTGTTCCGCCAGAAGCGTTTCGGCTTCAACAACGAACGGATCGACGTCTACAAGTTCCGCTCGATGTACCACCATCAGGCCGATCCGACCGCCTCGAAGGTCGTGACCAAGAACGATCCACGCGTCACTCGCGTCGGCCGCTTCATCCGCAAGACCAGCCTCGACGAGCTGCCGCAGCTCTTCAACGTGGTGTTCTCCGGCAATCTCTCGCTGGTCGGCCCGCGTCCGCATGCGGTGCAGGGCAAGCTGCAGAGCCGCCTGTTCGACGAAGCCGTCGACGGCTATTTCGCCCGCCACCGGGTCAAGCCCGGCATCACCGGCTGGGCCCAGATCAACGGCTGGCGCGGCGAGATCGACAATGAAGAGAAGATCCAGAAGCGCGTCGAGTTTGACCTCTATTACATCGAGAACTGGTCGGTGCTGTTCGACCTCTACATTCTCCTGAAGACGCCGATCTCGCTGCTGACCAAGAACGAGAACGCGTATTGA
- a CDS encoding DUF169 domain-containing protein, whose amino-acid sequence MQQQSADRIDLAGLVADLNSLLRLKTTVIGMKLFARAADMEAIPKIRRPNAIHTTDQIVSMAARLGWTVGIAADDLVGAQCRAVIGLAPQDEKWLAGENYVGVWHGTAEDARKRQEALDVVPFGQYQALAVSPLASGRLDPPDICLVYATPGQMIILINGLQYTGYKKFEWGVVGETACADSWGRALKSGEPSLSLPCYAERRYGGVPDEEMLMALKPSHLAKAIEGMKALAKNGLRYPIPPYGIQSDVRAGMGVSYAKK is encoded by the coding sequence ATGCAACAGCAGAGTGCGGACAGGATCGATCTTGCCGGCCTCGTCGCCGATCTCAACAGCCTGCTGCGGCTGAAGACGACGGTGATCGGCATGAAACTGTTCGCGCGTGCCGCGGACATGGAGGCGATCCCAAAAATCCGGCGGCCGAACGCGATCCACACCACCGATCAGATCGTCAGCATGGCCGCGCGTCTCGGATGGACCGTCGGCATCGCGGCCGACGATCTCGTGGGCGCGCAATGCCGCGCGGTGATCGGCCTTGCGCCGCAGGATGAAAAATGGCTCGCCGGCGAAAATTACGTCGGCGTGTGGCACGGCACGGCGGAGGACGCACGTAAGCGCCAGGAGGCGCTGGACGTGGTGCCGTTCGGGCAGTATCAGGCGCTCGCCGTCAGTCCGCTGGCGAGCGGCCGGCTCGATCCGCCCGACATCTGCCTCGTCTATGCGACGCCCGGGCAGATGATCATCCTGATCAACGGGCTGCAATATACCGGCTACAAGAAGTTCGAATGGGGCGTGGTCGGGGAGACCGCCTGCGCGGATTCCTGGGGGCGGGCGCTCAAGTCCGGCGAGCCCAGCCTGTCCTTGCCATGCTATGCCGAACGGCGCTATGGCGGCGTGCCGGACGAGGAGATGCTGATGGCCTTGAAGCCCTCGCATCTTGCGAAGGCGATTGAGGGCATGAAGGCGCTGGCTAAGAACGGCCTGCGCTATCCGATCCCGCCCTATGGCATTCAAAGCGACGTCCGCGCCGGCATGGGCGTGAGCTACGCGAAAAAGTAA
- a CDS encoding O-antigen ligase family protein, with protein MAYAATADEVKLAAPAAPGVLALQRALVWLVGASGAIVFIEPSPYEIATLLATVFFFATGLRLRLALMPLVALLVLLNVGYTISAIPLFEQSEVVSWIATSWYMAVTVVFFAMVTSEDTAVRLDMLRRGLVVGAMVASLLAVAGYFHLVPGGNDLLTLYGRARGTFKDPNVLGAFLILPALFALQSVVSDKLGKAFRNVIAFGIMSLAILLAFSRAAWGGLVLTSAFMLALMVLTSRTNAQRSRIIIMAIVAAVLGLALIAALLSFDSTAEMFKQRASFDQSYDEGRFGRFGRHILGAEMALDLPLGIGPLQFHRYFPEDTHNSYLNAFMSGGWLSGVCYPALVFTTVIMGFRHIFVRVPWQRAYLAIFSAFVGTVGESFVIDTDHWRHFWMMLGAMWGMIAAAQVYKAASDEASSA; from the coding sequence ATGGCCTATGCGGCGACAGCCGATGAAGTGAAATTAGCCGCACCGGCTGCGCCCGGCGTGCTGGCCCTGCAGCGCGCGCTGGTGTGGCTGGTCGGCGCGTCCGGCGCGATCGTGTTCATCGAGCCGAGCCCCTACGAGATCGCGACGCTGCTCGCGACCGTCTTCTTCTTCGCCACCGGCCTGCGGCTGAGGCTCGCGCTGATGCCGCTGGTCGCGCTGCTGGTCCTGCTCAATGTCGGTTACACGATCAGCGCGATCCCGCTGTTCGAGCAGTCCGAGGTGGTGAGCTGGATCGCGACATCCTGGTACATGGCGGTGACCGTGGTGTTCTTCGCGATGGTCACCTCCGAGGATACGGCGGTCCGGCTCGACATGCTCCGCCGCGGGCTCGTGGTCGGCGCCATGGTCGCCTCGCTATTGGCGGTCGCCGGCTACTTCCACCTGGTTCCCGGCGGCAACGACCTCCTCACGCTCTACGGACGCGCACGCGGCACGTTCAAGGACCCGAACGTGCTCGGCGCCTTCCTGATCCTGCCGGCACTGTTTGCGCTCCAGAGCGTGGTCTCCGACAAGCTCGGCAAGGCCTTCCGCAACGTCATCGCCTTCGGCATCATGTCGCTGGCGATCCTGCTCGCCTTCTCCCGAGCCGCCTGGGGCGGGCTGGTGCTGACCTCCGCCTTTATGCTGGCGCTGATGGTGCTGACCAGCCGCACCAACGCGCAGCGCTCGCGCATCATCATCATGGCGATCGTCGCCGCGGTGCTGGGGCTGGCGCTGATCGCAGCACTGCTGTCATTCGACTCCACTGCCGAAATGTTCAAGCAGCGCGCCAGCTTCGACCAGAGCTATGACGAGGGCCGCTTCGGCCGGTTCGGCCGCCACATCCTCGGTGCGGAGATGGCGCTCGACCTGCCGCTCGGCATCGGACCCCTGCAATTCCACCGCTACTTCCCCGAGGACACCCACAACTCCTACCTCAACGCCTTCATGTCCGGCGGCTGGCTCTCCGGCGTATGCTATCCCGCGCTGGTCTTCACCACCGTCATCATGGGCTTCCGCCACATCTTCGTCCGTGTGCCCTGGCAGCGCGCCTATCTCGCGATATTTTCAGCCTTCGTCGGCACTGTCGGCGAAAGTTTTGTGATCGACACCGACCACTGGCGGCACTTCTGGATGATGCTGGGCGCGATGTGGGGCATGATCGCGGCCGCGCAGGTCTACAAGGCGGCTAGCGACGAAGCTTCTTCAGCTTGA
- a CDS encoding FAD-dependent monooxygenase, whose amino-acid sequence MSSRPRKALIIGAGIAGPVAAILLRRAGIESAIYEAWPYSKGIGGGLQIAPNGMHVMDEIGLANELISRGSVAESFDFYSQRGERLGSINHDLARRFGQPAVNVCRATLNEILIDKAWCACVSLYFEKRLIKIEDRGDQPIIAYFADGTTAEGDFLIGADGVHSVARRQVLPDGPQPFNTGLIGFGGFVPHAVLDGRPIGRHVETTFGQSGFFGYGYCSPDPNDGVMWWSTQPAHGMDATMFRALDPATLKQHLRGFHRGWHDPIPDIIEAAENIVVTDTLDVATLPTWSRKRSLLIGDAAHATSPHAGQGASLALEDAMRLARLMQEGQELSATFQAFEAERRPRTEKIVAMARRNGNSKREFSATGAWIRNQMLKWLLPLGAKGMDFMYAYDARAV is encoded by the coding sequence ATGTCCAGCCGTCCCCGCAAGGCCTTGATCATCGGCGCCGGTATCGCCGGGCCCGTGGCCGCCATCCTGCTGCGCCGCGCCGGCATCGAATCCGCGATCTATGAGGCTTGGCCCTATTCAAAAGGCATCGGCGGCGGCCTCCAGATCGCGCCGAACGGCATGCACGTCATGGACGAGATCGGCCTCGCGAACGAACTGATCAGCCGCGGCTCGGTCGCGGAATCCTTCGACTTCTATTCGCAGCGCGGAGAACGGCTCGGCTCGATCAACCACGACTTGGCGCGGCGCTTCGGCCAACCGGCCGTGAACGTCTGTCGCGCCACGCTGAACGAGATCCTGATCGACAAGGCCTGGTGCGCCTGCGTCTCGCTCTATTTCGAGAAGCGCCTGATCAAGATCGAGGACCGCGGCGACCAGCCGATCATCGCCTACTTCGCCGACGGCACCACGGCCGAAGGCGACTTCCTGATCGGCGCCGACGGGGTGCACTCGGTGGCGCGCCGTCAGGTGCTGCCGGACGGACCGCAACCGTTCAACACCGGACTGATCGGCTTCGGCGGCTTCGTCCCGCACGCGGTGCTCGACGGCAGGCCGATCGGCCGTCACGTCGAGACCACGTTCGGACAAAGCGGCTTCTTCGGCTACGGCTATTGCAGCCCCGATCCGAACGACGGCGTGATGTGGTGGAGCACGCAGCCGGCGCACGGCATGGACGCCACGATGTTCCGCGCGCTCGACCCAGCGACGCTGAAGCAGCATCTGCGCGGTTTCCACCGCGGCTGGCACGATCCGATTCCCGACATCATCGAAGCGGCCGAGAACATCGTCGTCACCGATACGCTCGACGTCGCGACCTTGCCGACCTGGTCGCGCAAGCGCTCGCTCTTGATCGGCGATGCCGCGCATGCGACCAGCCCCCATGCCGGCCAGGGCGCCTCGCTGGCGCTCGAGGATGCGATGCGGCTCGCGCGGCTGATGCAGGAGGGCCAGGAGCTCAGCGCCACCTTCCAGGCTTTCGAGGCCGAGCGGCGCCCGCGCACCGAAAAGATCGTCGCCATGGCCCGCCGCAACGGCAACAGCAAGCGCGAGTTCAGCGCGACCGGTGCGTGGATCAGAAATCAGATGCTGAAATGGCTGCTACCGCTGGGCGCCAAGGGCATGGACTTCATGTACGCCTATGACGCGCGGGCGGTGTGA
- a CDS encoding MarR family transcriptional regulator — protein MRRSSAQGVLYGQTVANVAGIANSDLECMDILYLEGRVTAGRLAEVTGLTTGAITGVVDRLEKAGLVRRERDETDRRKVFIAVVPDAAMKIGQFYVPMQQAMEKVFGGYSDEELRLLLRFANDGYKGVLAATEALKSLLDTPPEKRPALKLKKLRR, from the coding sequence ATGCGCAGGTCGTCCGCGCAGGGCGTGCTCTATGGTCAGACCGTTGCGAACGTTGCCGGAATTGCCAATTCCGACCTCGAATGCATGGACATCCTCTATCTCGAAGGCCGCGTCACCGCGGGCCGGCTCGCCGAGGTCACGGGCCTCACGACGGGCGCGATCACGGGCGTGGTCGACCGGCTCGAAAAGGCAGGGCTGGTGCGCCGCGAGCGGGACGAGACCGATCGCCGGAAGGTCTTCATCGCGGTCGTGCCGGACGCGGCGATGAAGATCGGTCAGTTCTACGTGCCGATGCAGCAGGCGATGGAGAAGGTGTTCGGCGGCTATTCCGACGAGGAATTGCGCTTGCTGCTACGCTTCGCCAATGATGGCTACAAGGGCGTGCTCGCAGCCACAGAGGCGCTCAAGAGCCTGCTCGACACGCCGCCGGAAAAGCGGCCCGCTCTCAAGCTGAAGAAGCTTCGTCGCTAG
- a CDS encoding saccharopine dehydrogenase family protein, translating to MSSAKFDIVVYGATGFTGQLVAEYLAAHYKDDKALKWAMAGRSLDKLKSVREAIGAPVDTPLIVADAADPASLKAMVAQTKSVITTVGPYQFYGEGLLAACVAAGSDYFDLCGEPVWMRQMIDKYDAAAKASGARIVFSCGYDSVPFELGTFFVQEEAKRVFGAPAARVKGRVRDMRGTLSGGTAASAKATFDAVAKDLSLVAILNDHFALTPGFTGPKQPKGNRAVYEEDLQSWAAPFMMALINTRNVHRSNMLMDFPYGKDFVYDEMVLTGPGEKGEANAKRVMAANAEKTGPNAPKPGEGPSKEERENGLFNLLYVAIALDGRQVRAGVTGDRDPGYGSTSKMISECAICLLRDAADVPRGFWTPGAAMQHKLIKRLRDNAGLTFEVEG from the coding sequence ATGAGCTCTGCGAAATTCGACATCGTCGTCTATGGCGCGACCGGTTTCACCGGCCAGCTCGTCGCCGAATATCTGGCGGCGCATTACAAGGATGACAAGGCGCTGAAATGGGCGATGGCGGGCCGCAGCCTCGACAAGCTGAAGTCCGTGCGCGAGGCGATCGGCGCGCCCGTGGATACGCCGCTGATCGTGGCGGATGCGGCCGATCCAGCATCGCTGAAGGCGATGGTGGCGCAGACCAAGTCGGTGATCACGACGGTCGGTCCGTACCAATTCTATGGCGAGGGCTTGCTCGCGGCCTGCGTCGCTGCGGGTTCGGATTATTTCGATCTCTGCGGCGAGCCGGTCTGGATGCGGCAGATGATCGACAAGTACGATGCAGCGGCCAAGGCCAGCGGCGCGCGCATCGTGTTTTCCTGCGGCTATGATTCCGTGCCGTTCGAGCTTGGCACCTTCTTTGTGCAGGAAGAGGCCAAACGCGTGTTCGGCGCGCCGGCTGCGCGTGTGAAGGGCCGCGTGCGCGACATGCGCGGCACGCTGTCAGGCGGCACCGCGGCGAGTGCGAAAGCGACCTTCGATGCGGTTGCCAAGGACCTCAGTCTTGTCGCCATTCTCAACGATCATTTTGCGCTGACGCCGGGCTTCACCGGTCCGAAGCAGCCGAAGGGTAACAGGGCGGTCTATGAGGAGGATCTGCAATCCTGGGCCGCGCCGTTCATGATGGCGCTGATCAACACCCGCAACGTGCATCGTTCCAACATGCTGATGGACTTTCCCTACGGCAAGGACTTCGTCTACGACGAGATGGTTCTGACCGGTCCCGGCGAGAAGGGCGAGGCCAACGCGAAGCGCGTGATGGCGGCCAATGCCGAGAAGACCGGGCCGAATGCGCCGAAGCCGGGTGAGGGGCCATCGAAAGAGGAGCGCGAGAACGGTCTCTTCAATCTGCTCTATGTTGCCATCGCACTGGATGGCCGCCAAGTGCGCGCCGGCGTCACCGGCGACCGCGATCCCGGCTACGGCTCCACCTCGAAGATGATTTCCGAATGTGCGATCTGCCTGCTGCGCGATGCGGCCGACGTTCCGCGCGGCTTCTGGACCCCGGGCGCAGCGATGCAGCACAAGCTGATCAAGCGGCTGCGTGACAATGCGGGGCTGACGTTCGAGGTGGAAGGGTGA